The following proteins are encoded in a genomic region of Streptomyces sp. NBC_01723:
- a CDS encoding bifunctional methylenetetrahydrofolate dehydrogenase/methenyltetrahydrofolate cyclohydrolase, which yields MTAQILDGKATAAAIKSELTARVAALKERGVTPGLGTVLVGDDPGSQKYVAGKHRDCAQVGIASIQRHLPATATQEEIEAVVRELNEDPACTGYIVQLPLPKGIDENRILELMDPDKDADGLHPMNLGRLVLNEPAPLPCTPNGILTLLRRYGVEIKGAEVVVVGRGVTIGRPMPLLLTRRSENATVTQCHTGTRDLSAHLKRADIIVAAAGSPHLVRAEDVKPGAAVLDVGVSRNAEGKIVGDVHPDVAEVAAWISPNPGGVGPMTRAELLVNVVEAAERRAG from the coding sequence ATGACCGCCCAGATTCTCGATGGCAAGGCCACCGCAGCCGCGATCAAGTCCGAACTGACCGCCCGCGTGGCGGCGCTGAAGGAGAGGGGTGTCACCCCCGGCCTCGGCACCGTCCTGGTCGGCGACGATCCCGGCAGCCAGAAGTACGTCGCCGGCAAGCACCGCGACTGCGCGCAGGTCGGCATCGCCTCCATCCAGCGTCACCTGCCGGCCACGGCGACCCAGGAGGAGATCGAGGCGGTCGTCCGCGAGCTGAACGAGGACCCGGCCTGCACCGGTTACATCGTCCAGCTGCCGCTGCCCAAGGGCATCGACGAGAACCGCATCCTGGAGCTGATGGACCCGGACAAGGACGCGGACGGCCTGCACCCGATGAACCTCGGCCGCCTCGTCCTGAACGAGCCGGCGCCGCTGCCCTGCACCCCCAACGGCATCCTCACCCTCCTGCGCCGCTACGGCGTGGAGATCAAGGGCGCCGAGGTCGTGGTCGTCGGCCGCGGGGTCACCATCGGCCGCCCGATGCCGCTGCTGCTCACCCGGCGCAGCGAGAACGCCACGGTGACCCAGTGCCACACCGGCACCCGGGACCTCTCCGCCCACCTCAAGCGTGCCGACATCATCGTCGCCGCGGCCGGCTCCCCGCACCTGGTCCGCGCCGAGGACGTGAAGCCGGGCGCCGCCGTCCTCGACGTGGGCGTCTCCCGCAACGCCGAGGGCAAGATCGTGGGTGACGTCCACCCGGACGTCGCCGAGGTCGCCGCCTGGATCTCCCCGAACCCCGGCGGCGTCGGCCCGATGACCCGCGCCGAGCTGCTGGTCAACGTGGTGGAGGCGGCGGAGCGCCGTGCCGGCTGA
- a CDS encoding DUF3017 domain-containing protein — protein MPAEDTHAERPGRTTDRAEARENTAVRADSAEGTEGADRAPDSGDTAGSADKTGRPDRVGDASDPGAAEDPEEIVVRDPVSAPDAQGRPKRATRRFPLFTRDTARPEGGGRAAAGDAPAPARQWPVLTVVGLVGIGLLITGLDVFRWGLVLVGVALLIGAALRWSVQDVGMLAVRSRFTDIVTYGVLGIAIAMLALMAQPDAPLKIPFLNDLLHFTVSS, from the coding sequence GTGCCGGCTGAGGACACCCACGCCGAGCGCCCGGGCCGGACGACGGACCGCGCGGAGGCCCGGGAGAACACCGCGGTGCGCGCCGACAGCGCCGAGGGCACCGAGGGCGCGGACCGAGCGCCGGACTCCGGCGACACCGCCGGGTCCGCCGACAAGACCGGGCGTCCCGACCGCGTGGGGGACGCCTCGGACCCCGGGGCCGCCGAAGACCCCGAGGAGATCGTCGTCCGGGACCCGGTCAGCGCGCCCGACGCCCAGGGCCGGCCGAAACGCGCCACGCGCCGGTTCCCGCTCTTCACCCGCGACACCGCGCGCCCCGAGGGCGGCGGCCGGGCCGCGGCCGGCGACGCCCCGGCGCCGGCCCGGCAGTGGCCGGTGCTCACCGTGGTCGGCCTGGTCGGGATCGGCCTGCTGATCACCGGGCTCGACGTGTTCCGGTGGGGACTGGTGCTCGTCGGCGTCGCGCTGCTGATCGGTGCCGCGCTGCGCTGGTCCGTGCAGGACGTCGGCATGCTCGCGGTCCGCTCGCGCTTCACGGACATCGTCACCTACGGCGTGCTGGGCATCGCCATCGCCATGCTGGCGCTGATGGCCCAGCCGGACGCGCCGCTGAAGATCCCCTTCCTGAACGATCTGCTGCACTTCACCGTAAGTAGTTAG
- a CDS encoding helix-turn-helix domain-containing protein: MPRWKALPEELDPQIKEFTGQLRRLVDRSELSVASVADATGYSKTSWERYLNGRLLAPKGAIIALAEVTGTNPLHLTTMWELAERAWSRSEMRHDMTMEAIRISQARAALGDLGTASGKTAGPAHGGRNGRGSRSGRHGGGASATSGVAGPAGVAPTLGPTVPAQPTAADSPDAAAGPVRGGGTTGTPSAPFSDAPSPGGATDGNSWGLAGYRGPAPTGDRTARLGHLAGSGEAATAMGPAATPGPAAPEGRSPSAGYGEPPRGGPGSRGRSNGGGSRRMTTFVAGVVGVLVVIAGAFFLLNDGGDKKNEGTKPSPSPTVSSEQELPPGVKCSGDACTGKDPEVMGCGGDLVTTAATATVGTTAVEVRYSKTCGTAWARVTQAAQGDKVQVSAEGRNQQTGTVSGVGDTVAYTPMVAVKSAAAAEACVTTASGVQGCTE, translated from the coding sequence GTGCCTCGTTGGAAGGCCTTGCCGGAGGAACTCGATCCGCAGATCAAAGAGTTCACCGGCCAGCTGCGCCGACTCGTGGACCGCAGTGAACTGAGCGTCGCGTCGGTGGCCGACGCCACGGGCTACAGCAAGACGTCCTGGGAGCGATACCTGAACGGACGGCTGCTGGCGCCGAAGGGCGCCATCATCGCCCTGGCGGAGGTGACGGGGACCAACCCCCTGCACCTGACCACCATGTGGGAGCTGGCCGAGCGCGCCTGGAGCCGCTCGGAGATGCGCCACGACATGACGATGGAGGCCATCCGCATATCCCAGGCGCGGGCCGCGCTCGGCGACCTGGGCACCGCGTCCGGCAAGACCGCGGGACCGGCCCACGGCGGCAGGAACGGCCGCGGAAGCCGCTCCGGCCGCCACGGCGGCGGTGCGTCGGCCACGTCCGGCGTCGCGGGGCCCGCCGGGGTGGCGCCCACGCTGGGGCCGACGGTCCCCGCCCAGCCGACCGCGGCGGACAGCCCCGACGCGGCCGCCGGCCCGGTCCGGGGCGGCGGCACGACCGGCACCCCTTCCGCCCCGTTCTCCGACGCCCCGTCGCCGGGCGGCGCCACCGACGGCAACTCGTGGGGTCTGGCCGGGTACCGGGGGCCCGCACCGACCGGTGACCGCACGGCGCGTCTCGGGCACCTGGCCGGTTCCGGCGAGGCCGCCACGGCCATGGGCCCCGCGGCGACGCCCGGTCCCGCCGCGCCCGAGGGCCGGAGCCCCTCCGCCGGGTACGGCGAGCCCCCGCGCGGCGGCCCGGGCTCGCGCGGCCGGTCCAACGGGGGCGGCAGCAGGCGGATGACGACGTTCGTCGCGGGGGTCGTCGGCGTACTCGTCGTGATCGCGGGCGCCTTCTTCCTGCTGAACGACGGCGGGGACAAGAAGAACGAGGGCACCAAGCCCTCCCCGTCCCCCACGGTGAGCAGCGAGCAGGAGCTGCCGCCCGGCGTGAAGTGCAGCGGCGACGCCTGCACCGGCAAGGACCCGGAGGTCATGGGCTGCGGAGGCGACCTGGTCACCACCGCCGCCACCGCCACCGTCGGCACGACCGCGGTCGAGGTCCGCTACAGCAAGACCTGCGGTACCGCGTGGGCCCGCGTGACCCAGGCCGCCCAGGGCGACAAGGTCCAGGTGAGCGCCGAGGGCAGGAACCAGCAGACGGGGACGGTCTCCGGAGTCGGCGACACCGTCGCGTACACCCCGATGGTGGCGGTGAAGTCCGCGGCCGCGGCGGAGGCGTGCGTGACGACCGCGTCCGGCGTCCAGGGCTGCACGGAGTAG
- a CDS encoding malate dehydrogenase, with amino-acid sequence MTRTPVNVTVTGAAGQIGYALLFRIASGQLLGADVPVKLRLLEITPALKAAEGTAMELDDCAFPLLQGIEITDDPNVAFDGANVALLVGARPRTKGMERGDLLEANGGIFKPQGKAINDHAADDIKVLVVGNPANTNALIAQAAAPDVPAERFTAMTRLDHNRALTQLAKKTGSTVADIKRLTIWGNHSATQYPDIFHATIAGKNAAETVNDEKWLAEDFIPTVAKRGAAIIEARGASSAASAANAAIDHVHTWVNGTADGDWTSMGIPSDGSYGVPEGLISSFPVTTKDGKYEIVQGLDINEFSRARIDASVKELSEERDAVRGLGLL; translated from the coding sequence ATGACCCGCACTCCCGTGAACGTCACCGTCACCGGCGCGGCCGGCCAGATCGGTTACGCCCTGCTCTTCCGCATCGCCTCCGGCCAGCTGCTCGGCGCGGACGTGCCGGTCAAGCTCCGCCTCCTGGAGATCACCCCGGCGCTCAAGGCCGCCGAGGGCACCGCGATGGAGCTGGACGACTGCGCGTTCCCGCTCCTCCAGGGCATCGAGATCACCGACGACCCGAACGTCGCCTTCGACGGCGCCAACGTCGCCCTCCTCGTCGGCGCCCGCCCCCGCACCAAGGGCATGGAGCGCGGCGACCTCCTGGAGGCCAACGGCGGCATCTTCAAGCCGCAGGGCAAGGCCATCAACGACCACGCCGCGGACGACATCAAGGTCCTCGTCGTCGGCAACCCGGCCAACACCAACGCCCTGATCGCCCAGGCCGCCGCCCCGGACGTACCCGCGGAGCGCTTCACCGCGATGACCCGCCTGGACCACAACCGCGCGCTGACCCAGCTCGCGAAGAAGACGGGCTCGACGGTCGCCGACATCAAGCGCCTGACCATCTGGGGCAACCACTCCGCCACCCAGTACCCGGACATCTTCCACGCCACCATCGCCGGCAAGAACGCCGCCGAGACCGTCAACGACGAGAAGTGGCTGGCCGAGGACTTCATCCCGACCGTCGCCAAGCGCGGCGCGGCCATCATCGAGGCCCGCGGCGCCTCGTCGGCCGCCTCCGCCGCCAACGCCGCCATCGACCACGTGCACACGTGGGTCAACGGCACCGCCGACGGCGACTGGACCTCCATGGGCATCCCCTCGGACGGTTCCTACGGCGTCCCGGAGGGCCTCATCTCCTCCTTCCCGGTCACCACCAAGGACGGCAAGTACGAGATCGTCCAGGGTCTCGACATCAACGAGTTCTCCCGCGCCCGCATCGACGCCTCCGTCAAGGAGCTGTCGGAGGAGCGCGACGCGGTCCGCGGTCTCGGCCTCCTCTGA